TAAAAAATGACATTCTTGTTGGTCTAAATACTAATCAAAAAGCGGCTGTGCTTGAAAACTCGCAACATCTGAGGATTATAGCAGGTGCAGGAACTGGTAAAACGAGTGTTTTAACTAAAAAAATTGCGTATTTAATTGCTTCTAAAAAGACAATTTCAAAAAGAATTTTAGCTCTTACCTTCACAAACAAAGCAGCTAACGAAATGAAAGAAAGAGTTAAAAATCTAATAGGTTTAGAAGCTAATGAAACCAAAATTTTTACTTTCCACTCATTGTGTAATTTAATTTTAAAAATAGAAGCTAAAGAATTTCAGAAGATAAAAGACTTTGAAAATTTAGACAAAAACTTCAATATTATTGATGACAAAGATCAAAAAAAGATTTTAAAAGATGTCTATGAAAAGCTTCAATATTCTTTAACAAATGAAGAAATTCCTAACTTTAGAAAAGCAATAGATTTTATAAGTTATGTAAAAAATAAAGAGCTAACTTTTGAACAAATTAGTTCTAGTGCTCAAAACTCTACAGAAAAAAAATTAGTAAAAATTTACAAAAATTATACTTTTTATATGAATAAAGCTAATGTTGTAGATTTTGATGATTTACAAATTTTTGTAAAAACATTATTTTTAAAAATACCTGAAGTAGCTAAAAAATGATCTTCTTTTTTTGACTATATTTTAGTAGATGAATTCCAAGATACATCTTCAATTCAATATGAAATCGTAAAACTTTTAGTATCTAAAAAAACAAAATTAATTGTCGTGGGAGATCCAGATCAAACCATTTATTCGTGAAGAGGGGCTGATGTTAATTTAATTTTAAATCTTGAAAAAGATTTTCCTAAGTTAATCTCTATTACATTGGATAAAAATTACAGATCTCATCAAATAATTTTAGATGCTGCAAATTCACTAATCGCAAATAACAAAAACAGGATTAAAAAGAATTTAATTTCTAGTAAAGAAACAGAAGGAATTGAAATAAAATTTTTCGATGCTTCAAATCAAGCTATGGAATTTTCTTGAATAATCAGCGAAATAAATGATCTAAAAAAGAACAAAGTACAACTTAAAAACATCGCAATTTTATACAGACAACATTTTTATGCAAAACATCTAGAAGATGAACTTTTTAAAGAAAATATACCTTATAAAATAGTAGGAAATACTTCATTTAATTCCAAAAAAGAAATAAGAGATGCTATTAACTTTTTAAGAGTAATAAATGATGGTAATGTTGTTGCATTTAGTCAAATAATTAATATTCCTTCTAAAAAAATTGGTCCAACTATTTTGAATAAATTAAACTCATTAGCTGAAGCATCTAATAAAAATTTATTTGACTTTTTAATGGATTTTTATAGTAAAAATTCAAAATCTAAGCGAGAACAAGAAATAAAAATACCACTTGCTAAAGAAAATCAAAAAAAACTAATTGCACTTTTATCTTACATAAAAGCATTTCGTCCTTTATTTGAAGAAAAAGAACAAAAATTTGATATTTTATTAAAGAATTTTTTAGAAAAAATTGATTATTTTAGTGCTTATAAACACGAGACTGGAGAGAAAAAAGAAGCTCAAGAAGTACTAGAAAAATTCTATGCATCATTACGAATTTGGCAAAAACATAATACAAACAAAACATTAAGAGAATATTTAGACGATAGCGTGTTATCTTCAGATCTTGATAATGACTATGAAACAAATACTTCAATTTCCTTAATGACAATTCATGCAGCTAAAGGACTTGAGTTTCAAAATGTGTTTTTAATTGGTATGTCAGAAGGAATTTTTCCTACTAAAAAAACTTTAGAAAGCTATGATAATGATTTGCTTGAAGAAGAAAGAAGATTAGCTTTTGTAGCTGTTACAAGGGCTAAAGAAAGACTTTTTATTTCATATTCAAGATCGAATTTTCTTTCTGCTAGCAAAATAAACAACT
This Mycoplasma sp. 1654_15 DNA region includes the following protein-coding sequences:
- a CDS encoding ATP-dependent helicase — encoded protein: MKSDKYSQLKNDILVGLNTNQKAAVLENSQHLRIIAGAGTGKTSVLTKKIAYLIASKKTISKRILALTFTNKAANEMKERVKNLIGLEANETKIFTFHSLCNLILKIEAKEFQKIKDFENLDKNFNIIDDKDQKKILKDVYEKLQYSLTNEEIPNFRKAIDFISYVKNKELTFEQISSSAQNSTEKKLVKIYKNYTFYMNKANVVDFDDLQIFVKTLFLKIPEVAKKWSSFFDYILVDEFQDTSSIQYEIVKLLVSKKTKLIVVGDPDQTIYSWRGADVNLILNLEKDFPKLISITLDKNYRSHQIILDAANSLIANNKNRIKKNLISSKETEGIEIKFFDASNQAMEFSWIISEINDLKKNKVQLKNIAILYRQHFYAKHLEDELFKENIPYKIVGNTSFNSKKEIRDAINFLRVINDGNVVAFSQIINIPSKKIGPTILNKLNSLAEASNKNLFDFLMDFYSKNSKSKREQEIKIPLAKENQKKLIALLSYIKAFRPLFEEKEQKFDILLKNFLEKIDYFSAYKHETGEKKEAQEVLEKFYASLRIWQKHNTNKTLREYLDDSVLSSDLDNDYETNTSISLMTIHAAKGLEFQNVFLIGMSEGIFPTKKTLESYDNDLLEEERRLAFVAVTRAKERLFISYSRSNFLSASKINNYKSTPISTFVSEMKLKSEQILSFSRITAKGDLNYTKSESTTFYQGDLVNHIKFGQGIVLNVESETIDVEFFNLESNQKIRTILKNHKSIEKIEKS